Proteins encoded together in one Osmerus eperlanus chromosome 20, fOsmEpe2.1, whole genome shotgun sequence window:
- the phactr4a gene encoding phosphatase and actin regulator 4A isoform X4 yields the protein MGQSASPQTAAQQPALHNNTGDEVDLQRGSTGSVGGNSGGSSSPPSKRKGKFTTFGNIFKPWKWRKKKASEKFTETSIVLERKISMRRPRQELIDRGVLKEIPENEINDANRAKAPLPKNGHGPALDVDHISLSGRRVSQGGDAPSDPRSSLNPTWLPQVDERHSSFSAGDLRGRVSSDASRSSRAPLDVDSHARLPAEGDRRGRLASDLEKRAGSLPRGGPQDEGRHRREERRDKDERRDKDERRDKDERRDKDERRDKDERRDKDERRDKDERRDKDERRDKDERRDPRDEREERGRREEREERERRERERRDDREREGGDRKEEKDRRERRDDRGEREERERRDRDERERREERERADDRERREGRPEDRERRDDKVRRDDRREERERRDDRGEKRTERERPEERERKEDRERREERDRREERDRREEKERREEKERREEKERREDRERKEAREGRPDTKRPVEEVRPPARPHFETEARPGPVFYEDQKKSRPVSEMTGTSSLSRRTPPEEFRPRTAELSQPSSGVIVVPAPARRSPPTPPKRMTPVTKRQSEEPLPPPSPAPAPASGPGSGPNPSVSITLPTAAPAGPSTENISSDPTSPPPAHVPPSPPHTLPNPAPTPQQREPPPPTTDPPSHPPNIPLHILIQQALNNSPRPSPSNTGSSQRAHSLLFETPPEFLVEHGGRYSLPVTIEPLRLPDDDDFDMEEELQKLHPARVAPGPRQPELEPRSRRGLVDDPRVSVIPEGRGHGDSEEDEEEEEDEEAEETDSDGPILYRDDPDEDEGPPSGLASRVRRKDTLALKLEKQERQAMEAQGDQDGTTWQSREQWEALRNKIGTTLTRRLSQRPSLEELEQRNIFQVNEADRRAERSEIKRRLTKKLSQRPTIAELQERKILRFHEYVECTHANDYDRRADKPWTKLTPADKAAIRKELNEFKSSEMEVHEESRIYTRFHRP from the exons ATGGGACAGAGCGCCAGCCCTCAGACAGCAGCCCAGCAACCAGCGCTACACAACAACACCG GCGATGAGGTGGACTTGCAGCGCGGTTCGACCGGGAGCGTGGGGGGCAACTCTGGGGGCAGCAGCAGCCCCCCGTCCAAGCGCAAGGGCAAGTTCACCACCTTCGGCAACATCTTCAAGCCCTGGaagtggaggaagaagaaggcgaGCGAGAAGTTCACGGAAACCTCTATAG TTTTGGAGAGGAAGATCTCCATGAGAAGACCCAGACAGGAGCTGATCGACAGAGGGGTGCTGAAAGAGATCCCCGAAAATG AGATCAACGACGCGAACCGCGCCAAAGCCCCGCTGCCCAAGAACGGTCACGGCCCGGCCTTAGACGTGGACCACATCTCTCTGTCGGGGAGGCGCGTCTCCCAGGGGGGGGACGCCCCCTCCGACCCCAGGTCCAGCCTGAATCCCACCTGGCTGCCCCAGGTGGACGAGCGCCACAGCAGCTTCTCCGCCGGCGACCTGCGGGGCAGGGTGTCGTCGGACGCCTCGCGGAGCAGCCGCGCCCCGCTGGACGTGGACTCCCACGCCCGCCTGCCCGCGGAGGGGGACCGGCGCGGCCGCCTGGCCTCGGACCTCGAGAAGCGAGCGGGCTCCCTGCCCCGAGGGGGCCCCCAGGACGAGGGCCGTCACcggcgggaggagaggagagacaaggacgagaggagagacaaggacgagaggagagacaaggacgagaggagagacaaggacgagaggagagacaaggacgagaggagagacaaggacgagaggagagacaaggacgagaggagagacaaggacgagaggagagacaaggacgagaggagagacccGCGCGAcgagagggaggagcgaggccggagggaggagagggaggagcgagagaggagggagcgggaGCGGCGAGACGACAGGGAGCgcgagggaggggacaggaaggaggagaaggaccgccgagagaggagggacgaccggggggagagggaggagagggagcggagAGACCGCGACGAGcgcgagaggagggaggagcgggagagggcggacgacagggagaggagggagggcaggcccgaggacagagagaggagggacgacAAGGTCCGGAGGGACGACCggcgagaggagagggagaggagggacgaCCGCGGGGAGAAGAGAACTGAGCGGGAGAGaccggaagagagggagaggaaggaagacagagaaaggagggaggagagggataggagggaggagagggataggagggaggagaaggaaaggcgagaggagaaggaaaggagagaggagaaggaaaggagagaggatagggagaggaaggaagctCGCGAGGGAAGGCCGGATACTAAAAGACCCGTGGAGGAGGTCCGCCCTCCAGCCAGGCCCCACTTTGAGACCGAGGCCAGGCCCGGCCCAGTCTTCTACGAAGACCAGAAGAAATCTCGTCCCGTCTCCGAGATGACTGGCACGTCCTCGCTGTCCAGGCGCACCCCACCCGAGGAGTTCCGCCCGCGCACAG CCGAGCTGTCTCAGCCCTCCAGTGGAGTCATCGTGGTACCTGCCCCCGCCAGGCGCTCTCCACCCACCCCGCCCAAGAGGATGACACCCGTCACCAAGCGCCAATCGGAGGAGCCGCTGCCTCCGccctccccggccccggccccggcctcgGGGCCCGGCTCCGGCCCCAACCCCTCGGTCTCCATCACCCTGCCCACCGCTGCTCCGGCAGGGCCCAGTACTGAGAACATCAGCTCTGACCCGACCTCCCCGCCCCCAGCACACGTACCCCCGTCGCCTCCCCACACCCTGCCcaaccccgcccccaccccacaGCAGAGGGAACCTCCGCCGCCCACCACGGATCCGCCCAGCCACCCTCCCAACATCCCCCTGCACATCCTGATCCAGCAGGCCCTGAACAACAGCCCCAGGCCGTCCCCGTCCAACACGGGGAGTTCGCAGAGGGCCCACTCCCTGCTGTTCGAGACCCCGCCAGAGTTCCTGGTGGAGCACGGGGGCCGCTACTCTCTCCCCGTCACCATCGAGCCTCTCAGACT ACCCGACGACGACGACTTCgacatggaggaggagctgcagaaGCTGCACCCGGCGCGCGTCGCCCCGGGGCCACGGCAGCCCGAGCTGGAGCCCCGCAGCCGCAGGGGCCTGGTGGACGACCCCCGCGTGTCGGTCATCCCCGAGGGCCGCGGCCACGGCGAcagcgaggaggacgaggaggaggaggaggacgaggaggcggaggagaccGACTCGGACGGGCCCATCCTCTACAGGGACGACCCGGACGAGGACGAAGGCCCTCCCA GCGGGCTGGCCAGCCGCGTGAGGAGGAAGGACACGCTGGCGCTGAAGCTGGAGAAGCAGGAGCGCCAGGCCATGGAGGCCCAGGGCGACCAGGACGGCACCACCTGGCAGAGCCGGGAGCAGTGGGAGGCCCTGAGGAACAAGATCGGCACCACGCTCACACG GAGGCTGAGCCAGAGGCCCTCACTAGAGGAACTGGAGCAGAGGAACATTTTCCaag TGAACGAAGCGGATCGACGGGCAGAGAGGAGCGAGATTAAGCGCAGGCTTACCAAAAAG ctgtcCCAGAGGCCCACGATAGCCGAGCTGCAGGAAAGGAAGATCCTGCGCTTCCACGAGTACGTGGAGTGTACCCATGCCAACGACTACGACCGGCGCGCAGACAAGCCCTGGACCAAGCTCACCCCGGCCGACAAG GCGGCCATCCGCAAGGAACTCAACGAGTTCAAGAGCTCCGAGATGGAGGTTCACGAGGAGAGCAGGATCTACACCAG GTTCCACCGGCCTTAG
- the phactr4a gene encoding phosphatase and actin regulator 4A isoform X2, producing the protein MENQGDEVDLQRGSTGSVGGNSGGSSSPPSKRKGKFTTFGNIFKPWKWRKKKASEKFTETSIVLERKISMRRPRQELIDRGVLKEIPENEINDANRAKAPLPKNGHGPALDVDHISLSGRRVSQGGDAPSDPRSSLNPTWLPQVDERHSSFSAGDLRGRVSSDASRSSRAPLDVDSHARLPAEGDRRGRLASDLEKRAGSLPRGGPQDEGRHRREERRDKDERRDKDERRDKDERRDKDERRDKDERRDKDERRDKDERRDKDERRDKDERRDPRDEREERGRREEREERERRERERRDDREREGGDRKEEKDRRERRDDRGEREERERRDRDERERREERERADDRERREGRPEDRERRDDKVRRDDRREERERRDDRGEKRTERERPEERERKEDRERREERDRREERDRREEKERREEKERREEKERREDRERKEAREGRPDTKRPVEEVRPPARPHFETEARPGPVFYEDQKKSRPVSEMTGTSSLSRRTPPEEFRPRTGSVGARFAPDPESARDSHRELPPPKQAMLPPKKPAAPSLEPAPPSSSSSSSSAVPVAKPPRTVSLMVDDLPPPRAASAAPPAGEPSAPPPVPPHAKQPPVPPPKPSNRNSNPALLASTLHRFSRSRPAPHHWYSWRRQGEQGHYLSLPSHLCHRAGQPCPAELSQPSSGVIVVPAPARRSPPTPPKRMTPVTKRQSEEPLPPPSPAPAPASGPGSGPNPSVSITLPTAAPAGPSTENISSDPTSPPPAHVPPSPPHTLPNPAPTPQQREPPPPTTDPPSHPPNIPLHILIQQALNNSPRPSPSNTGSSQRAHSLLFETPPEFLVEHGGRYSLPVTIEPLRLPDDDDFDMEEELQKLHPARVAPGPRQPELEPRSRRGLVDDPRVSVIPEGRGHGDSEEDEEEEEDEEAEETDSDGPILYRDDPDEDEGPPSGLASRVRRKDTLALKLEKQERQAMEAQGDQDGTTWQSREQWEALRNKIGTTLTRRLSQRPSLEELEQRNIFQVNEADRRAERSEIKRRLTKKLSQRPTIAELQERKILRFHEYVECTHANDYDRRADKPWTKLTPADKAAIRKELNEFKSSEMEVHEESRIYTRFHRP; encoded by the exons ATGGAAAATCAAG GCGATGAGGTGGACTTGCAGCGCGGTTCGACCGGGAGCGTGGGGGGCAACTCTGGGGGCAGCAGCAGCCCCCCGTCCAAGCGCAAGGGCAAGTTCACCACCTTCGGCAACATCTTCAAGCCCTGGaagtggaggaagaagaaggcgaGCGAGAAGTTCACGGAAACCTCTATAG TTTTGGAGAGGAAGATCTCCATGAGAAGACCCAGACAGGAGCTGATCGACAGAGGGGTGCTGAAAGAGATCCCCGAAAATG AGATCAACGACGCGAACCGCGCCAAAGCCCCGCTGCCCAAGAACGGTCACGGCCCGGCCTTAGACGTGGACCACATCTCTCTGTCGGGGAGGCGCGTCTCCCAGGGGGGGGACGCCCCCTCCGACCCCAGGTCCAGCCTGAATCCCACCTGGCTGCCCCAGGTGGACGAGCGCCACAGCAGCTTCTCCGCCGGCGACCTGCGGGGCAGGGTGTCGTCGGACGCCTCGCGGAGCAGCCGCGCCCCGCTGGACGTGGACTCCCACGCCCGCCTGCCCGCGGAGGGGGACCGGCGCGGCCGCCTGGCCTCGGACCTCGAGAAGCGAGCGGGCTCCCTGCCCCGAGGGGGCCCCCAGGACGAGGGCCGTCACcggcgggaggagaggagagacaaggacgagaggagagacaaggacgagaggagagacaaggacgagaggagagacaaggacgagaggagagacaaggacgagaggagagacaaggacgagaggagagacaaggacgagaggagagacaaggacgagaggagagacaaggacgagaggagagacccGCGCGAcgagagggaggagcgaggccggagggaggagagggaggagcgagagaggagggagcgggaGCGGCGAGACGACAGGGAGCgcgagggaggggacaggaaggaggagaaggaccgccgagagaggagggacgaccggggggagagggaggagagggagcggagAGACCGCGACGAGcgcgagaggagggaggagcgggagagggcggacgacagggagaggagggagggcaggcccgaggacagagagaggagggacgacAAGGTCCGGAGGGACGACCggcgagaggagagggagaggagggacgaCCGCGGGGAGAAGAGAACTGAGCGGGAGAGaccggaagagagggagaggaaggaagacagagaaaggagggaggagagggataggagggaggagagggataggagggaggagaaggaaaggcgagaggagaaggaaaggagagaggagaaggaaaggagagaggatagggagaggaaggaagctCGCGAGGGAAGGCCGGATACTAAAAGACCCGTGGAGGAGGTCCGCCCTCCAGCCAGGCCCCACTTTGAGACCGAGGCCAGGCCCGGCCCAGTCTTCTACGAAGACCAGAAGAAATCTCGTCCCGTCTCCGAGATGACTGGCACGTCCTCGCTGTCCAGGCGCACCCCACCCGAGGAGTTCCGCCCGCGCACAG GGTCTGTCGGTGCCCGGTTTGCCCCCGACCCCGAGTCTGCACGCGACTCTCATAGagagctgcccccccccaaacaGGCCATGCTGCCCCCCAAGAAGCCCGCTGCTCCCTCCCTTGagcccgcccctccctcctcctcctcctcctcctcctctgctgtacCAGTGGCCAAGCCCCCAAGGACCGTCTCCCTGATGGTCGACGACCTCCCTCCTCCGCGCGCCGCCTCCGCCGCCCCCCCCGCCGGGGAGCCGAGCGCCCCCCCTCCCGTGCCCCCCCACGCCAAACAGCCTCCCGTCCCCCCGCCCAAGCCCAGCAACCGCAACAGCAACCCCGCACTGCTTG cctccaccctgcaCAGGTTCTCCAGGTCCCGCCCGGCCCCCCACCACTGGTACAGCTGGAGACGGCAGGGCGAGCAGGGCCActacctctccctgcccagCCACCTGTGCCATCGTGCTGGACAACCCTGCCCAG CCGAGCTGTCTCAGCCCTCCAGTGGAGTCATCGTGGTACCTGCCCCCGCCAGGCGCTCTCCACCCACCCCGCCCAAGAGGATGACACCCGTCACCAAGCGCCAATCGGAGGAGCCGCTGCCTCCGccctccccggccccggccccggcctcgGGGCCCGGCTCCGGCCCCAACCCCTCGGTCTCCATCACCCTGCCCACCGCTGCTCCGGCAGGGCCCAGTACTGAGAACATCAGCTCTGACCCGACCTCCCCGCCCCCAGCACACGTACCCCCGTCGCCTCCCCACACCCTGCCcaaccccgcccccaccccacaGCAGAGGGAACCTCCGCCGCCCACCACGGATCCGCCCAGCCACCCTCCCAACATCCCCCTGCACATCCTGATCCAGCAGGCCCTGAACAACAGCCCCAGGCCGTCCCCGTCCAACACGGGGAGTTCGCAGAGGGCCCACTCCCTGCTGTTCGAGACCCCGCCAGAGTTCCTGGTGGAGCACGGGGGCCGCTACTCTCTCCCCGTCACCATCGAGCCTCTCAGACT ACCCGACGACGACGACTTCgacatggaggaggagctgcagaaGCTGCACCCGGCGCGCGTCGCCCCGGGGCCACGGCAGCCCGAGCTGGAGCCCCGCAGCCGCAGGGGCCTGGTGGACGACCCCCGCGTGTCGGTCATCCCCGAGGGCCGCGGCCACGGCGAcagcgaggaggacgaggaggaggaggaggacgaggaggcggaggagaccGACTCGGACGGGCCCATCCTCTACAGGGACGACCCGGACGAGGACGAAGGCCCTCCCA GCGGGCTGGCCAGCCGCGTGAGGAGGAAGGACACGCTGGCGCTGAAGCTGGAGAAGCAGGAGCGCCAGGCCATGGAGGCCCAGGGCGACCAGGACGGCACCACCTGGCAGAGCCGGGAGCAGTGGGAGGCCCTGAGGAACAAGATCGGCACCACGCTCACACG GAGGCTGAGCCAGAGGCCCTCACTAGAGGAACTGGAGCAGAGGAACATTTTCCaag TGAACGAAGCGGATCGACGGGCAGAGAGGAGCGAGATTAAGCGCAGGCTTACCAAAAAG ctgtcCCAGAGGCCCACGATAGCCGAGCTGCAGGAAAGGAAGATCCTGCGCTTCCACGAGTACGTGGAGTGTACCCATGCCAACGACTACGACCGGCGCGCAGACAAGCCCTGGACCAAGCTCACCCCGGCCGACAAG GCGGCCATCCGCAAGGAACTCAACGAGTTCAAGAGCTCCGAGATGGAGGTTCACGAGGAGAGCAGGATCTACACCAG GTTCCACCGGCCTTAG
- the phactr4a gene encoding phosphatase and actin regulator 4A isoform X1, with amino-acid sequence MGQSASPQTAAQQPALHNNTGDEVDLQRGSTGSVGGNSGGSSSPPSKRKGKFTTFGNIFKPWKWRKKKASEKFTETSIVLERKISMRRPRQELIDRGVLKEIPENEINDANRAKAPLPKNGHGPALDVDHISLSGRRVSQGGDAPSDPRSSLNPTWLPQVDERHSSFSAGDLRGRVSSDASRSSRAPLDVDSHARLPAEGDRRGRLASDLEKRAGSLPRGGPQDEGRHRREERRDKDERRDKDERRDKDERRDKDERRDKDERRDKDERRDKDERRDKDERRDKDERRDPRDEREERGRREEREERERRERERRDDREREGGDRKEEKDRRERRDDRGEREERERRDRDERERREERERADDRERREGRPEDRERRDDKVRRDDRREERERRDDRGEKRTERERPEERERKEDRERREERDRREERDRREEKERREEKERREEKERREDRERKEAREGRPDTKRPVEEVRPPARPHFETEARPGPVFYEDQKKSRPVSEMTGTSSLSRRTPPEEFRPRTGSVGARFAPDPESARDSHRELPPPKQAMLPPKKPAAPSLEPAPPSSSSSSSSAVPVAKPPRTVSLMVDDLPPPRAASAAPPAGEPSAPPPVPPHAKQPPVPPPKPSNRNSNPALLASTLHRFSRSRPAPHHWYSWRRQGEQGHYLSLPSHLCHRAGQPCPAELSQPSSGVIVVPAPARRSPPTPPKRMTPVTKRQSEEPLPPPSPAPAPASGPGSGPNPSVSITLPTAAPAGPSTENISSDPTSPPPAHVPPSPPHTLPNPAPTPQQREPPPPTTDPPSHPPNIPLHILIQQALNNSPRPSPSNTGSSQRAHSLLFETPPEFLVEHGGRYSLPVTIEPLRLPDDDDFDMEEELQKLHPARVAPGPRQPELEPRSRRGLVDDPRVSVIPEGRGHGDSEEDEEEEEDEEAEETDSDGPILYRDDPDEDEGPPSGLASRVRRKDTLALKLEKQERQAMEAQGDQDGTTWQSREQWEALRNKIGTTLTRRLSQRPSLEELEQRNIFQVNEADRRAERSEIKRRLTKKLSQRPTIAELQERKILRFHEYVECTHANDYDRRADKPWTKLTPADKAAIRKELNEFKSSEMEVHEESRIYTRFHRP; translated from the exons ATGGGACAGAGCGCCAGCCCTCAGACAGCAGCCCAGCAACCAGCGCTACACAACAACACCG GCGATGAGGTGGACTTGCAGCGCGGTTCGACCGGGAGCGTGGGGGGCAACTCTGGGGGCAGCAGCAGCCCCCCGTCCAAGCGCAAGGGCAAGTTCACCACCTTCGGCAACATCTTCAAGCCCTGGaagtggaggaagaagaaggcgaGCGAGAAGTTCACGGAAACCTCTATAG TTTTGGAGAGGAAGATCTCCATGAGAAGACCCAGACAGGAGCTGATCGACAGAGGGGTGCTGAAAGAGATCCCCGAAAATG AGATCAACGACGCGAACCGCGCCAAAGCCCCGCTGCCCAAGAACGGTCACGGCCCGGCCTTAGACGTGGACCACATCTCTCTGTCGGGGAGGCGCGTCTCCCAGGGGGGGGACGCCCCCTCCGACCCCAGGTCCAGCCTGAATCCCACCTGGCTGCCCCAGGTGGACGAGCGCCACAGCAGCTTCTCCGCCGGCGACCTGCGGGGCAGGGTGTCGTCGGACGCCTCGCGGAGCAGCCGCGCCCCGCTGGACGTGGACTCCCACGCCCGCCTGCCCGCGGAGGGGGACCGGCGCGGCCGCCTGGCCTCGGACCTCGAGAAGCGAGCGGGCTCCCTGCCCCGAGGGGGCCCCCAGGACGAGGGCCGTCACcggcgggaggagaggagagacaaggacgagaggagagacaaggacgagaggagagacaaggacgagaggagagacaaggacgagaggagagacaaggacgagaggagagacaaggacgagaggagagacaaggacgagaggagagacaaggacgagaggagagacaaggacgagaggagagacccGCGCGAcgagagggaggagcgaggccggagggaggagagggaggagcgagagaggagggagcgggaGCGGCGAGACGACAGGGAGCgcgagggaggggacaggaaggaggagaaggaccgccgagagaggagggacgaccggggggagagggaggagagggagcggagAGACCGCGACGAGcgcgagaggagggaggagcgggagagggcggacgacagggagaggagggagggcaggcccgaggacagagagaggagggacgacAAGGTCCGGAGGGACGACCggcgagaggagagggagaggagggacgaCCGCGGGGAGAAGAGAACTGAGCGGGAGAGaccggaagagagggagaggaaggaagacagagaaaggagggaggagagggataggagggaggagagggataggagggaggagaaggaaaggcgagaggagaaggaaaggagagaggagaaggaaaggagagaggatagggagaggaaggaagctCGCGAGGGAAGGCCGGATACTAAAAGACCCGTGGAGGAGGTCCGCCCTCCAGCCAGGCCCCACTTTGAGACCGAGGCCAGGCCCGGCCCAGTCTTCTACGAAGACCAGAAGAAATCTCGTCCCGTCTCCGAGATGACTGGCACGTCCTCGCTGTCCAGGCGCACCCCACCCGAGGAGTTCCGCCCGCGCACAG GGTCTGTCGGTGCCCGGTTTGCCCCCGACCCCGAGTCTGCACGCGACTCTCATAGagagctgcccccccccaaacaGGCCATGCTGCCCCCCAAGAAGCCCGCTGCTCCCTCCCTTGagcccgcccctccctcctcctcctcctcctcctcctctgctgtacCAGTGGCCAAGCCCCCAAGGACCGTCTCCCTGATGGTCGACGACCTCCCTCCTCCGCGCGCCGCCTCCGCCGCCCCCCCCGCCGGGGAGCCGAGCGCCCCCCCTCCCGTGCCCCCCCACGCCAAACAGCCTCCCGTCCCCCCGCCCAAGCCCAGCAACCGCAACAGCAACCCCGCACTGCTTG cctccaccctgcaCAGGTTCTCCAGGTCCCGCCCGGCCCCCCACCACTGGTACAGCTGGAGACGGCAGGGCGAGCAGGGCCActacctctccctgcccagCCACCTGTGCCATCGTGCTGGACAACCCTGCCCAG CCGAGCTGTCTCAGCCCTCCAGTGGAGTCATCGTGGTACCTGCCCCCGCCAGGCGCTCTCCACCCACCCCGCCCAAGAGGATGACACCCGTCACCAAGCGCCAATCGGAGGAGCCGCTGCCTCCGccctccccggccccggccccggcctcgGGGCCCGGCTCCGGCCCCAACCCCTCGGTCTCCATCACCCTGCCCACCGCTGCTCCGGCAGGGCCCAGTACTGAGAACATCAGCTCTGACCCGACCTCCCCGCCCCCAGCACACGTACCCCCGTCGCCTCCCCACACCCTGCCcaaccccgcccccaccccacaGCAGAGGGAACCTCCGCCGCCCACCACGGATCCGCCCAGCCACCCTCCCAACATCCCCCTGCACATCCTGATCCAGCAGGCCCTGAACAACAGCCCCAGGCCGTCCCCGTCCAACACGGGGAGTTCGCAGAGGGCCCACTCCCTGCTGTTCGAGACCCCGCCAGAGTTCCTGGTGGAGCACGGGGGCCGCTACTCTCTCCCCGTCACCATCGAGCCTCTCAGACT ACCCGACGACGACGACTTCgacatggaggaggagctgcagaaGCTGCACCCGGCGCGCGTCGCCCCGGGGCCACGGCAGCCCGAGCTGGAGCCCCGCAGCCGCAGGGGCCTGGTGGACGACCCCCGCGTGTCGGTCATCCCCGAGGGCCGCGGCCACGGCGAcagcgaggaggacgaggaggaggaggaggacgaggaggcggaggagaccGACTCGGACGGGCCCATCCTCTACAGGGACGACCCGGACGAGGACGAAGGCCCTCCCA GCGGGCTGGCCAGCCGCGTGAGGAGGAAGGACACGCTGGCGCTGAAGCTGGAGAAGCAGGAGCGCCAGGCCATGGAGGCCCAGGGCGACCAGGACGGCACCACCTGGCAGAGCCGGGAGCAGTGGGAGGCCCTGAGGAACAAGATCGGCACCACGCTCACACG GAGGCTGAGCCAGAGGCCCTCACTAGAGGAACTGGAGCAGAGGAACATTTTCCaag TGAACGAAGCGGATCGACGGGCAGAGAGGAGCGAGATTAAGCGCAGGCTTACCAAAAAG ctgtcCCAGAGGCCCACGATAGCCGAGCTGCAGGAAAGGAAGATCCTGCGCTTCCACGAGTACGTGGAGTGTACCCATGCCAACGACTACGACCGGCGCGCAGACAAGCCCTGGACCAAGCTCACCCCGGCCGACAAG GCGGCCATCCGCAAGGAACTCAACGAGTTCAAGAGCTCCGAGATGGAGGTTCACGAGGAGAGCAGGATCTACACCAG GTTCCACCGGCCTTAG